One Leptolyngbya sp. SIO1E4 genomic window, GAAGGCGCTGTGCGATCGCCTGGTGACCAGTGAACATCAGCCTCCGTTGGTGATTGGGGCTCCGGTTGGCTTTGTCGGCGTATTGGCTGCTAAGCAACAATTGGCCGCACTCCCCATCCCCCAAATTCGGGTGGCTGGTCGTAAGGGGGGCTCGCCGGTGGCTGCAGCCATCCTGAATGCGTTGTTGGTTCTTGCCTGGGAGGCTCAACCGTGACCCCGATTCAGGTGGTGGGCGTTGGGCTCGATGGTGCCGCTGGGTTACCCGCTGCAATTCAACAGCTGATCTATCAAGCGGTTGTGCTGGCAGGGAGCGATCGCCCCCTCAGCTATTTCCCCGATCATCCTGGCCAACGCTGGCCGCTAAAAGGGTTAGAAGCTCGTCTGAAAGCTCATCTAGAGACATCTAACCCCGGCGTGGTGGTGGTTCTCACCTCGGGAGATCCGCTGTTTTTTGGGTTAGGTCGGCAGCTGCTGCAACGTTTGCCAGCAGACGCTATTACCTTTCATCCTCACCTGAGTTCGGTGCAGTTGGCCTTTAGTCGCCTGAAGCTGCCCTGGCAGGAAGCAGCCTTGGTCAGTGCCCATGGGCGATCGCTGGATCGTCTAGAATCCTGTCTGAAAACTGGCGCAGATCCGATCGCGGTGTTGACCGACCCGACCCACACGCCCGGGGCGATTGCCCGCTTTATTCAAGCCCTGGATTTACCGACCCCTTATCAGCTCTGGGTCTGCGAAAACTTAGGCGGCCCGGAAGAGCGGATACAAGAATTTTCCCCAACGGCGGTTCTAGAATCAGAAATCGCTTTCTCGCCCTTAACTATCGTTGTCTTAACCCGATTGGCTGCGCCTCCGGTTCTAGAAACGTTGCCCCTATTTGGGATTCCTGATCGGTATTTTTTCAGCTTTCGCGATCGCCCTGGATTGATCACCAAACGAGCTGTGCGGGTGCTCATTTTAGGGGAACTCACCCTCCAGCCCCAGCAAGTATTCTGGGATATTGGCGCAGGAACAGGCAGCGTCAGTGTAGAAGTGGCCCGGCTGGCCCCTGCAAGTCAGATTTGGGCGATCGAAAAAACAGCTGCAGGCAGCGAACTCATTCGGCAAAATGCCCGCCGATTTGCCACCCCGCAAATTAACGTCATTCAGGGGCAAGCCCCTGAGGCTTTGGCTAACTTACCAGCTCCAGACCGAGTATTTATCGGTGGCAGCAGCGGTCAGCTCCCTAAGATTCTGGATTTCTGTCATCCGCAGCTCTTACCTGGAGGCGTCATTGTTGTTGCCCTTGCCACCCTCGAAAACCTGGCTGAAATGATGCAGTGGCTGGCGCAACGGCCAAATTGGCAAGGGCAGTTCCAGCAGGTTAGCCTTTCACTCTCCGTGGCAGTCGGCCCCTTAACTCGATGGACTCCTCTAAACCCCGTTACCCTTGTGCGCCTTACCCGTAGGCACCTTTAGGCCAACCAGCTCCACCAAACCAGCCCTGCCGTTGCCCCCATCAGGGCCAGGTCTAACACGCTAGTTAAGGGCTGATCGGGAAGCCCGACTAGCCAAGTCGGCTTTTGATCTGCAGGCTGAAGTTGCAGAAATTTACCCATGCAGGCCAATCCCCACACCCATCCAGCATGCAGCCCCCACGCTAGGGCTAAACTGCCCCCGTCTGCCCACCGAGCTATCACCAACACCCAGCCCAATATCCATAACCCTGGTTGCTGCCAAAGGCCAGGGCGTCCATCCCAAATCAGGTGGGCCATGGCAAACAAGGTGCTGCTAATGGTGGCAGCTATCCAGGGAATAAACGTGATTTCTAACTGGGTTTGTATCCAACCTCGAAAGACCAGTTCTTCAATGCCGCCAATCCATAGAGCCAACACTAAGAGCCCCAATAGAGTGAGGAGGCTTTGAGGGGGCGTTCGCTCAGGGGGGGTAGGGTCATCCCCGGTTTTGGCAGTGACTAATCGAAGTGTGGTTTTCAGCAATAGTAATAATAGTAAGCCTACGATCGCAATCCCCCATCCATAAATGAGCGATCGCACAGTTTTGACTGTCAGGATTAAGCCGATTGTGCTCCAGGATTGCCCCAGGAAAGCGTTAGCTCCCCAGACCATCAGAGGAGCTAGCAAATAGAGTGGAAACAGAAGCGCTAGCTTTTTTTCGGGCGAGAGGATAGTAAAGGGTCGCCAGTTGAACTTTCTGAATATCGGAAAGGCGATCGCTGCCCAAACGGCCCCCCAAACCACCAGAAATGAGAGAACCGTTAACAGTACTTTTGCCTTAGCAAGCATCAAAATGATCGGAAGCTGAAGGAACAATCGAAAACAGGTGAAATAGGGGTTGAAATGAGTGCTGTCTTGTAGTAAGCATGCATACAAGACAGTAGTTTTCAAGGCAACCTCGAAAACTACTGTCTTTACTCCGCCACGAAATTTTCCTAACTTGCCAGGTCAAATCTGGATAAGCAAAAAGGTATTACTCGTCTTCGTTCTCATCATCAAGCTGGATCAAATGGATATGTTTGTATCCCAGCTTGATTTCGAACTCATCTCCAGACTTAAGCCCCATTTCTTGAGTGTAGGTAGATCCAATCACGATCTGACCGTTCTTATGAACACTCACTCGGTAGGTTGGCTCCCGGCCACGGCCATCTTTACCCTTGTCGGGGTCTAACATAATCCCCCGAGCTTCCAATAATCCGTCGTAGAAGCCCGTTACATCAACACGGATTTGTCCATCTTTAGTGACCGTGTAATAGCCGCACTCTCTCGCTTTTTCCCGCTTAGTTAAGTGGGATAGCTCTTTCACTCTCTGGAGTAGTGCCTTGCCAGTTAGCGCATCTACTTTCGTATTTGCCATTAGTGAGCAAACCTCGTCGTTACAGTCGTTGCCAAAGGAAATAGGAGCTTATGATGGTCGCTTACCAAGCGTTGAATGCATATAACTACCAATTGATTCATGAGCTACTGATAGATATGCATTCACATACAACATTGCTCTGACAAACCACATTATATGCATTCATTCAGAATCTGAGCACCAAAATTATATTAGAAATTATACGATTACCAGAGGACTTTATAAATGTCAGAGAAATACAAGATCAGATAAAACTGCTCCTCGGGTTTGTGATACGGTTTTCTGAAATGAACTTATCTTGTGGCGGGCATTAAGCAAATAAATAGGGCTTGTGTGATAGCGGATAGCTGCGAGGTTCTATCGTCCTGAAGTTTTGCTCTGCCACTATGTATGATCCTCCAGGAAAATAGTCAGTGCGCTGTGTTAAACAAGTCTGTAGAGAAAGATACGACTGCGGAATCCAGTCGGTTCAGACAGGCTCTGAGTGAGCAGAAACGCCCTAGAGGCTAGATTCCCTTAAATCACTCTAAAAAGCTGAGTGATTTTAAATCCAGCTTCGGTAAATCTGTGCTGACGGCGAGGCATTCCCTTCAGTACCTCCTGCCTCAGCTTTTAGGAGACGTTGATTGAATATATTTTTTTGATGCCTATCGTCATAAATCCTGAGAGCCTGTTTAGACAGTGCCTAGTTGTACAGCGCATCAAGTCAGAATGGCATCGTCGCTAGCAATATCCCGCAGCTACACTCGAAGATTCTGATACTACACAACTATTTTGATTTAGCCAGACAAACCCAACGGCTGGCCAAACTCATTGTGTGATTCCCTAGGTTGAATTCATGCCGAAGAACTTGCAGATAATCTTAAGTGCGTGTAGCCCACCCTGACTTCTCGTTGTTGGCTACCTAGCTTGTCTAGCGGGTTGTTTCACCCATAACAAACGAGTTCACAACACGCTTTCTGCTGAAACTGAAGGTCTCTGGAGGAGATAGTTCCCGATTAGCGCTATCAATAAAGTCTTTATAATTATCTTTTCTACTGAGTAGAGCTTTAAGTACTGAGTAGAGCTTTAAGGCATCGGAGGATGCAGCAAACTGACTTTAACCCTTTTCTCTAGCTACTCGGTTCGTCAGAGACGGTCAATGCAGCAATTAACAGCTATTAAGCCTCAACACCACACTCATTCAGGAAATTCACTGATGACCTGACTTTTTCATAAGCGTTGCGATCAGGGTGCTTGTGACCTAATCATTGCATGAAGTTTGTGTGAAGAGGGCCCAGGGTCTGCTTGATTCGACTGTATGTCGCTGTAGTGTCGCCAAGACTTTGAACTCGACCCATTGGCCGAATTCCCTCGTGGCCTTGCAGCTCTGTTTATTTAACGGCTTCTTTCTGGCCGTGGTGAAGGACTAAAGATGACTATCCCGGAGTAAAAGTTCAGCTAACTGTCTCTTTGCTAAATGCCCTAAGGTTTGCATGGCTTGGTCTAATGTTTCTGACCAGGGAACTGCCGTATTCAGCCGAAAACAGTTGCCATAACACTTGCCAGAGGCTGAAAACATTACGCCTGGAGCAATGCCAATATGATGCTCTAAGGCCTCTCGATACAGCCGCAGGGTGTCAAACCCTTTTGGCATTTCTACCCACAGCACATGGCCACCATTGGGGCGACTAACGCAGGTTTCTACGGGGAAATAGTCATAGATTGCCTGTTGCATACGGCTCATTTGAGCTTGGTAGGCACGGCGTAATTGGCGCAGATGGCGATCGTATCCGCCATTAGAAAGAAATGCCGAGACAGTTAGTTGAGGGGCAATGGCGGTGCCCAGATTAATGATGGATTTCATTTTGGAAATCCTTGGATGGTAGCGCCCCCCGGCACACCACCCAACCCGCATCCCAGGGGATAAGGTCTTACTCACCGAGGAGCAATACAGCACTCGGTCTTCCGTATCAAATGCTTTGATCGCTTTAGGGCGGGTGCCTTCAAAATATAAATCTCCGTAGACGTCATCTTCGATTAAGGGAACGTCATACTGGTTGAACAATTCCATTAACCGTTTCTTCTTGACATCTTTCATGCAGCTGCCGAGGGGGTTGCTGAAATTAGACACCAGCAGGCACGCTTTGACCTCTCCGTTTTGTAGCGCGTCTTCTAAATGTGGGAGACTAATGCCTTCACGGGGATGTGTGGGTAGGGTAAAGGCTTTGAGCTGTAGGGTTTTCATAGCTTCTAGCACCCCCACATAGGTGGGGGATTCAACCGCGATCGTGTCCCCTGGTTGAGTCAGAGCTTGCAAGGAAAGATAAATGGCTTCCATGGCTCCGTTGGTGACGACAAGCTGATCTGGAGGGACAGAACAGCCTGCGTCTAACATCCGCTTGGCAAATTCTGAGCGCAGTATCTCACATCGCATCGGAGTGCCGTAGGCATGCGCTAATTCAGGATTTTCTCGTAGAATTCTGCCCGTCAAGCGATTGAGCTGCGCCAGAGGCAGGAGTTCCATGGCAGGCAGCGCTACGCCTAGCTGAGTCATGTTGGGATCCCGCATGGTGACAAAGATCTGAAAAGCCAGGTCAGTGTCGATCTCACAGGCTTGGCGGGGGGGCATCGTGAGTGCGGGTTCTTGGGGGAGGCTCAGGGCGGTTTTTTTGACGTAATAACCAGATTGAGGACGGGCCATAATGAGGCCCCTATCCTCTAGCAGACGATAGGCTTCTAGGACTGTTGAGGTACTGACAGAAAGCTGTTCGCGGAGTTTGCGCACGGAGGGTAAGCGATCGCCCGGTTTCAGAGTCCCTTCAGTGATCAGCCCCTGCAGACGGCTGGCAACTTGCTCGTACAAGATCTGATCGCGGGAAAGTTCGATAGGCGTAATATTCATAGAAATGACCTGGGAGAGTGGAGAAAGCAACCGTCGCAGAAATTCACCTGATCACTGATTTGCCCGTGCAGAGACGGAGAGAGAGGGAGGCTGTTGTTGGGAGAAGGCAATACAGTTGAGGCGTGTTTTGACCAGAACAGTTGTAAAAAAGCAAACTGTTACCGAGACAATTTACCGCAACTGCCTCTGTTCGGATAGCGGATTGTTGAGGAAAATTTAACTATGCCGAATCGATTCGTGCTGCCCTTGACCTTGAGAGGACAGCTCCATGAAACCCAACGATATTTACGCGCAGCTCGAGCTTATTCCAACTGATTTCGATCGCTCTAAGGCAGTGAATGATCTCTATGCCCAGTTAGAGTTCATGCCGGCTGATTTAGAGGCATCCAAGACTACGGATGTCTCTAAGCTCGCCCGGATATGGAGACAAGCTGTGACGGGGCTAGGCCAAATTGGTCACTCACTCCTGAATTATTTTTGTGGTTCGATGGAGCCCCGCATTTTAACGAAGCGCGATCGCCAAGGAGATGTTTACTTTGTGGCCTATGACCCTGTCAGCAACCAGCGTTGCACCTTTAACTCAGAAGGCGCCCTGCGCAGCTGGTTAGATCAGCGCTATTATCATTAGCGCCTTGCCAGATGAGTTGCTATGGTGAGCGGCTATGGCCACTGGCAACAACTCCTTGAGGATGGAACGTGAGTGATTGTAGCTATGCAGGTTGACATTACGACCTGGTATTTAGAGATGCTCGATTCGGGACAGTTGCGTCCAAAGCGGATCGAGCATCCTCATATGACTATTCAACGAGCAGAGCACCCTTGTCCAGAATTCAGCCGTTTTCTCTACGCCAGCGTGGGGGGAAACTGGTACTGGTGCGATCGCCTTTCTTGGACCCATGAGCGCTGGCTAGCCTACCTAGATCGCCCGGCTGTGGAAACCTGGGTGGCCTATGTGGCGGGAACGCCGGCTGGCTTTATCGAATTAGAGGCCCAACCGAAAGACAATGTCGAAATTGCCTGCTTTGGACTGTTGCCTCAGTTCATTGGGCAGGGCTTGGGCGGTTATTTGCTGACTAAGGGCACGCAGCGAGCCTGGGAAATGGGGGCAAACCGAGTGTGGGTTCACACCTGCAGCCTGGATGGCCCCTATGCTTTCAAAAATTACCAGTCACGGGGATTCATGCTCTACGACACCCAAATATCGGCCGCAGAACTGCCAGAGCATCCCCTGGGCCCCTGGCCAGGCGCTTAATTCGGCAGCCCATAACACAAGGCAGAAAGCAGAAGGCAGAAGGCAACAATCACAACCTTGCTGCATGAGGGTGCCAGGAAAATTGATGGGCGGAGGTTGGGTTAGGGCAGGTAAAACTCTAGGGCGTTAGCGTCTAAACAGGCGTCTTCTGGAAAGGACTGCGGGCTGTGAATGAAGCGATCGAACAGAGTCGCTGCGCAAGCGTTGTCAGGCCAGAGTTGTCCATGGGAGCCATTCGCGAACGTGTAGCTGTAAGCGGTGCTGAGGGTGGGCAAAACCTGGGGTAGTAGACTGGGAGGGGTAGCAGGGTCAAACTGCCCAGATAACAGTAGCGTAGGCAACTCGCTGACGACGGGGATATCTACGCTCGGGGGCAGGGGGGCGATGTTGAGGCGATCGCAGGTAATTAAATACTGACGGGTATCGAGATAGCTATAGCCCTGGGCAATCACCCCCGTTTCGGCAAGCCCTACGTCTGCCATGGCAAAGTCAGCATCCTCAGCGCATACCACAGCAAAATGCATGAGCAAGGCAAAGGCATCCCCCGACTGCAGCGACAGCCCAAATCCATTGCTTAACAAGTCTGTACGGCCTTGCTCGATCGAGTCTACCAAGAAGGGCCAAAGCACGAGCCCCTGAGGATCATAAAGACTATCCACCAGAACCGTACTCAATAAATCACCGTTTACCGGCACTTCAGAGAACGCCTCTGTGCTGGCTTCTCCAAACAGGGGGGAGAGGGTCACGCTAAGGGGGCGCTGTTGTAAATCGCGATAGAGGCGCTCTACCCTCTGCTGCAAATTCGGATAGGCAGCATGGCAATTAGCATTGTTGGCACAGGCAGCAAACACCTGGTCGAGCACTTGCTGCTTAAGGTGAGCTTGATCTACCCCCCAGTTACTAGAAAGGGGAAACACGCCGTCTAGAATGACACTCCGCAGCATGTCTGGATAGCGGGCCATCAGGTGCTGGCCCAGCATGGTGCCGTAGGAGGCGCCATAAAAGTTGATTTGGTCGTACCCCAATGCGAGTCGAATGTCATCGATATCCGCTGCGATTTCCAAGCTGTTGAATACGGATAAATCCCAATTTTGCTGCTCCCATTCTTGAGCACAGGCCTCAATTGCCGTTGCGATCGCCTCGGCAGTTTGCTCAACCGATGCCCCCATTTGAGCTGACCGAACGCGGGCATCGCTGTAATCAGAACAGGTCAAATAAGGGCGAGTGTATTCTGTGCCGCGCTGATCAAAAAAGACGAGATCCCGATCTTGGTTCGGCAAGGCAAACCAGCCGGGTTGAAATCTCTGACCAAAATCGGCAAAGGCCATGACGGATCCCCCCGGGCCGCCCTGGGCAAAAAATACAGGATCAGGCTGCCCAGGAGAGGTCTGACTTTCGAAAACTAAAACGCCCAGATGCAAGGTTTGCCCACCCGCCTGGCTGCGATCTGCAGGCACCACCACATAGCCACAGCGGTGGGGAACTGTCTCACTGACCTGAATAAAGCAAGACTCTAGAGATTCGAATCGAGGCAGGTCGGCATAATGCTCGACCGGTACCGGATCTGGAATTTCACCGGGAGTGTGAGGCGCTGCAGCAGGGGTAGGTTGAGCTTGTCCAGGAGATAGGAATTTGCAGGCGATCGCGACAACCGCCCCCAAGACGGCCCAGCCCATCTGAGCTTTAGAATTGATCATGCATTATCGGCCCAGAACAGCCGTCCCTTCGAAGAAATACAATCCGGCGACACAGCCCGTCATCAGGGTTGCCAGGGTTCCTGCCCACAGGGCTTTCCACGCCAAAGTACTAATGTCTTTACTGCGGGAGGGCACTAACCCGGATAACCCACCGACAAAGATGCCTACAGAGGGAACATGGGCAAATCCGCACAGCACATAGCTGATGATGACGAGGGCGCGATCGCTCAAGGCGCCTTCAGCGGACAAATCAGCCAAGGCAATGTAAGGCGGAATGGCTGTTTTTAGCAGTCGTTGTCCAATCAATACTGAAGCGGTCCACAGCTCATTCCAATCGAGGGATACCCCTGTTAGGAAGGTGAGCGGTAGGAAGATGGCACCTGTAATGTTATCCAGGGTGATGACACTAAAGGCAATGCCCATCCACCGAAGTACGACAAAATCGCTGCCCTGCAAAGATGCCAGAGATGTAAACACCAGGTTCAATAACGCCACCAAGCCCAAAATCGCAATCAGCGAGGCGGCAATGCCCACCGCCATTTTGACCCCATCCAAGGCGCCTACAATCAGGGCATCCATTGGGGTCTTGGCGTCTTCTTCAAGTTCCGCTAACTCTGGTACATGCCCCAGGGTTTCAGGTTCCGCCTTCTCTGGCACCAGAATTTTGGCCATTATAAACGCTGCGGGGATCGTCAACACCGAAGCAGACATCAAGTGACCCGCAATGGCCGGAAACGTACCCCGTAAATATCCCGCATAAAGGCCCAACACCGTCGATGCAATGGACCCAAAGCAAGAGGCCAGAATTGCGCAGAGTTCACTGCGGGTCATCTTAAGCAAGAACGGTTTGATGGCGATCGCTGACTCAATGCCGACAAAAATATTGGCTGCCCCGGCTAACGCCTCTGCCCCGCTAATGTTCATCACCACGCGGAAGAACTTAGCAAATACCCGCACAATGGGCTGAATGATCCCCAGGTTGTAGAGTAAGTTGAAGATAGCTGCAAAAAAGATGACTTGGGGGAGCCCCCGCAAAGCAAAGATATAGCCTAAGCCCAAGTTATCGGCCCCCAAGCGATCGCCCGGCACCGGAGTGAAAGGAGGCGTCAGAGCCCGGGCAATCCAGCGGCCAGCGCCCTGCGGCCCCACTGATGCTGTTAAGTCAGGCACCAAAATCGGACCAAACAAAAACCGAGAACCTGCATCTGAAGCGTCGATTAAGGCATTAAGTAGGCCGCTGAGCCAAACCACAATGTCGCGGGTTAGGGGAAACCGGAAAATAAATAATCCCAGAACAAGCTGAATGCCAATTCCCCAAAAAATTAGACTCCAAGGCACTCGCCTGCGGTCTTCTGATCCCGACCAGGCCGCCAGGCATAAACCGGCCATTCCCACCAGTGAAAGTAAGTTGAGCATGCAGCACTATCCTCTTCCCACTGTTCTTGCCATGCTTCCCACTGTTCTCGCCATGATTTTACAGGTGTAAGTAGTCTATGAACCGCCATAACCTTACTGTGTACAACCCGTTATGACGACGACCCTTTAAACTTTGATACGCATTGCTGATTTCCCACTCATAATTGGGAAAGTGCTGTTGCTCCTTGGTTTTTATGAATCCTTTCTCTCCTGTGCCGCCCAAATGGGCTGAGCCTGCTGTTCATGCCCATCAATTTTGTTGTCCTCACTGTGGTGCAACAGCCACAAAAGCTAAGGCCGTGTGGATTAATCGGCGATCGCCGGTTTATACCGAAAATCATCGTCGCAAGTGGCAAGAGTTTTACCAGTGTGGAGAGTGTGAAACAGCCTGGTGGGCTTGGAGTAGCGATCGCCCCCCCACAGAGTGGAGCGGTCGGGTCTCAGAAGAAGAGTCATCAGAGGACTAACCTGCACCATGGCAATTCTTGTGTTCGGTAGCCTCAATATGGATTTAGTGGTTCAGGCTCCCCGCTTGCCCATTCCGGGTGAAACTCTTTTGGGGGATCACTTCAACACCATTCCAGGGGGTAAGGGGGCCAACCAGGCTGTGGCCGCTGCCCGGCAGCATATTCATACCCTGATGGTTGGGCGCGTGGGTGCAGATAGCTTTGGCCATGAACTGCGTCACCAGTTAGCGACAGATCGCGTTGATATTGATGGCGTGCAGGTTGATCCCGAGGCCCATACGGGGGTTGCTGCGATCGCCGTCTCCAGCCAGGGAGAGAACAATATCGTCGTCGTTCCTGGCGCGAATGGTCGAGTAGATGGGAGCGATCTGGAGCGCTTACAGGGGCTGCTGCCTCAGGCAAAGCTATTGCTTATGCAGTTTGAAATTCCTCTCCCCATCGTGACTGCGGCTGCAAAAATGGCCCATGCAGCAGGGGTCACGGTCATTCTAGACCCAGCACCGGCGCAAGCGATTGATGCTGACACCGGGTATCGTCATATCCACATCCTCACCCCGAATCAGGTTGAAGCTGCCCAGCTAGTGGGATTTCCCGTCAATACTGTTGAAACCGCTCTAGCGGCAGCCAGCGTCCTCCGACAGCGCGGTGTCGAAACTGCCCTGATCAAACTCGGCAGTCAAGGCGTCATTGGGGCCACAGCTGACGGAACCTTCCACGTTCCGGCCTTTCCGGTAACGGTGGTAGATACCGTTGCCGCAGGGGATGCCTTTAATGGAGGACTTGCCGTGGCCCTCCATGATGGCAAAGCTCTGAAAGAGGCCGTTATCTGGGCTTCGGCAACGGCTGCATTGTCTGTTACCCAAGCGGGCGCGCAACCGTCATTACCTCAGCGCTCTCAGGTTGAAGCGTTTCTAACGTCAACTTAGTCGCCGCCAACGCTGATGGGGGTACCCACCACTTCTGCACGGGTCAAATTAACATTATCGATTGTGGCTCCGGCAACATCTACAAAGTAGAGTTCAGCCTCGGTCAGATTAACGTTGGTCAAATTGGCGTTCCGAAAGCTGGCATTGGTTAAAAATGCATCCGTTAAATCGGCCCCTTCCAAGTTAGCCCCTTCCAAGTCAGCGCCTTCTAGATTGGCTTCTCTTAAGCTCGCTCCGCGTAAATCAGCCCCGCGCAAGTCTGCGCCAATGAGGTGGGCCTGGCTCAAATCAGCCCCAGATAGATCACACCCATAACAAGCACCGGTTGTGAGTAACTGCTGCACGGAAACAGACGTTTCTCCCCGCGTCGGGGCCGCAATTGCCAGGGGCATCGCGATCGCCA contains:
- a CDS encoding CPBP family intramembrane metalloprotease; the encoded protein is MLAKAKVLLTVLSFLVVWGAVWAAIAFPIFRKFNWRPFTILSPEKKLALLFPLYLLAPLMVWGANAFLGQSWSTIGLILTVKTVRSLIYGWGIAIVGLLLLLLLKTTLRLVTAKTGDDPTPPERTPPQSLLTLLGLLVLALWIGGIEELVFRGWIQTQLEITFIPWIAATISSTLFAMAHLIWDGRPGLWQQPGLWILGWVLVIARWADGGSLALAWGLHAGWVWGLACMGKFLQLQPADQKPTWLVGLPDQPLTSVLDLALMGATAGLVWWSWLA
- a CDS encoding PLP-dependent aminotransferase family protein, coding for MNITPIELSRDQILYEQVASRLQGLITEGTLKPGDRLPSVRKLREQLSVSTSTVLEAYRLLEDRGLIMARPQSGYYVKKTALSLPQEPALTMPPRQACEIDTDLAFQIFVTMRDPNMTQLGVALPAMELLPLAQLNRLTGRILRENPELAHAYGTPMRCEILRSEFAKRMLDAGCSVPPDQLVVTNGAMEAIYLSLQALTQPGDTIAVESPTYVGVLEAMKTLQLKAFTLPTHPREGISLPHLEDALQNGEVKACLLVSNFSNPLGSCMKDVKKKRLMELFNQYDVPLIEDDVYGDLYFEGTRPKAIKAFDTEDRVLYCSSVSKTLSPGMRVGWCAGGRYHPRISKMKSIINLGTAIAPQLTVSAFLSNGGYDRHLRQLRRAYQAQMSRMQQAIYDYFPVETCVSRPNGGHVLWVEMPKGFDTLRLYREALEHHIGIAPGVMFSASGKCYGNCFRLNTAVPWSETLDQAMQTLGHLAKRQLAELLLRDSHL
- the rbsK gene encoding ribokinase codes for the protein MAILVFGSLNMDLVVQAPRLPIPGETLLGDHFNTIPGGKGANQAVAAARQHIHTLMVGRVGADSFGHELRHQLATDRVDIDGVQVDPEAHTGVAAIAVSSQGENNIVVVPGANGRVDGSDLERLQGLLPQAKLLLMQFEIPLPIVTAAAKMAHAAGVTVILDPAPAQAIDADTGYRHIHILTPNQVEAAQLVGFPVNTVETALAAASVLRQRGVETALIKLGSQGVIGATADGTFHVPAFPVTVVDTVAAGDAFNGGLAVALHDGKALKEAVIWASATAALSVTQAGAQPSLPQRSQVEAFLTST
- a CDS encoding AbrB family transcriptional regulator, whose protein sequence is MANTKVDALTGKALLQRVKELSHLTKREKARECGYYTVTKDGQIRVDVTGFYDGLLEARGIMLDPDKGKDGRGREPTYRVSVHKNGQIVIGSTYTQEMGLKSGDEFEIKLGYKHIHLIQLDDENEDE
- the cbiE gene encoding precorrin-6y C5,15-methyltransferase (decarboxylating) subunit CbiE, with protein sequence MTPIQVVGVGLDGAAGLPAAIQQLIYQAVVLAGSDRPLSYFPDHPGQRWPLKGLEARLKAHLETSNPGVVVVLTSGDPLFFGLGRQLLQRLPADAITFHPHLSSVQLAFSRLKLPWQEAALVSAHGRSLDRLESCLKTGADPIAVLTDPTHTPGAIARFIQALDLPTPYQLWVCENLGGPEERIQEFSPTAVLESEIAFSPLTIVVLTRLAAPPVLETLPLFGIPDRYFFSFRDRPGLITKRAVRVLILGELTLQPQQVFWDIGAGTGSVSVEVARLAPASQIWAIEKTAAGSELIRQNARRFATPQINVIQGQAPEALANLPAPDRVFIGGSSGQLPKILDFCHPQLLPGGVIVVALATLENLAEMMQWLAQRPNWQGQFQQVSLSLSVAVGPLTRWTPLNPVTLVRLTRRHL
- a CDS encoding pentapeptide repeat-containing protein encodes the protein MKVITAAALAIAMPLAIAAPTRGETSVSVQQLLTTGACYGCDLSGADLSQAHLIGADLRGADLRGASLREANLEGADLEGANLEGADLTDAFLTNASFRNANLTNVNLTEAELYFVDVAGATIDNVNLTRAEVVGTPISVGGD
- a CDS encoding alpha/beta fold hydrolase — encoded protein: MINSKAQMGWAVLGAVVAIACKFLSPGQAQPTPAAAPHTPGEIPDPVPVEHYADLPRFESLESCFIQVSETVPHRCGYVVVPADRSQAGGQTLHLGVLVFESQTSPGQPDPVFFAQGGPGGSVMAFADFGQRFQPGWFALPNQDRDLVFFDQRGTEYTRPYLTCSDYSDARVRSAQMGASVEQTAEAIATAIEACAQEWEQQNWDLSVFNSLEIAADIDDIRLALGYDQINFYGASYGTMLGQHLMARYPDMLRSVILDGVFPLSSNWGVDQAHLKQQVLDQVFAACANNANCHAAYPNLQQRVERLYRDLQQRPLSVTLSPLFGEASTEAFSEVPVNGDLLSTVLVDSLYDPQGLVLWPFLVDSIEQGRTDLLSNGFGLSLQSGDAFALLMHFAVVCAEDADFAMADVGLAETGVIAQGYSYLDTRQYLITCDRLNIAPLPPSVDIPVVSELPTLLLSGQFDPATPPSLLPQVLPTLSTAYSYTFANGSHGQLWPDNACAATLFDRFIHSPQSFPEDACLDANALEFYLP
- a CDS encoding nucleoside:proton symporter, producing MLNLLSLVGMAGLCLAAWSGSEDRRRVPWSLIFWGIGIQLVLGLFIFRFPLTRDIVVWLSGLLNALIDASDAGSRFLFGPILVPDLTASVGPQGAGRWIARALTPPFTPVPGDRLGADNLGLGYIFALRGLPQVIFFAAIFNLLYNLGIIQPIVRVFAKFFRVVMNISGAEALAGAANIFVGIESAIAIKPFLLKMTRSELCAILASCFGSIASTVLGLYAGYLRGTFPAIAGHLMSASVLTIPAAFIMAKILVPEKAEPETLGHVPELAELEEDAKTPMDALIVGALDGVKMAVGIAASLIAILGLVALLNLVFTSLASLQGSDFVVLRWMGIAFSVITLDNITGAIFLPLTFLTGVSLDWNELWTASVLIGQRLLKTAIPPYIALADLSAEGALSDRALVIISYVLCGFAHVPSVGIFVGGLSGLVPSRSKDISTLAWKALWAGTLATLMTGCVAGLYFFEGTAVLGR
- a CDS encoding GNAT family N-acetyltransferase — protein: MQVDITTWYLEMLDSGQLRPKRIEHPHMTIQRAEHPCPEFSRFLYASVGGNWYWCDRLSWTHERWLAYLDRPAVETWVAYVAGTPAGFIELEAQPKDNVEIACFGLLPQFIGQGLGGYLLTKGTQRAWEMGANRVWVHTCSLDGPYAFKNYQSRGFMLYDTQISAAELPEHPLGPWPGA